A single genomic interval of Mangifera indica cultivar Alphonso chromosome 5, CATAS_Mindica_2.1, whole genome shotgun sequence harbors:
- the LOC123217328 gene encoding NAC domain-containing protein 83-like: MEKINFVKNGVLRLPPGFRFHPTDEELVVQYLKRKVFAFPLPASIIPEVDVCKSDPWDLPGDLKQERYFFTTREAKYPNGNRSNRATGSGYWKATGLDRKIVTSRGNQIVGMKKTLVFYSGKPPHGSRTDWVMHEYRLVTSETTQNKNSIQSPVMTVENWVLCRIFLKKRSAKNEDAETCNVNGGRKLRTSKPVFYDFMRKERADLNLAPTSSSSGTSGITEISSSESDDHEESSCNSFPCFRRKQ; encoded by the exons ATGGAAAAGATTAATTTTGTTAAGAATGGAGTTTTAAGATTGCCACCGGGGTTCCGTTTTCATCCCACTGATGAAGAGTTGGTTGTTCAATACTTGAAGCGCAAGGTTTTCGCTTTCCCCTTGCCTGCCTCTATAATTCCTGAAGTCGATGTTTGCAAGTCTGATCCTTGGGATTTACCAG GTGATTTGAAGCAAGAGAGGTACTTTTTTACCACAAGGGAAGCAAAATACCCAAATGGAAACAGATCCAACAGAGCTACTGGCTCTGGTTATTGGAAGGCCACTGGACTTGACAGGAAAATTGTAACTTCCAGGGGCAACCAAATTGTGGGCATGAAGAAAACTTTGGTTTTTTATAGCGGAAAGCCACCACATGGCTCTAGAACTGATTGGGTTATGCATGAATATAGGCTTGTTACTTCAGAGACTACtcaaaataaaaactcaatcCAG AGCCCTGTGATGACAGTTGAAAATTGGGTCCTATGTCGGATATTCTTGAAGAAAAGGAGTGCTAAAAATGAGGATGCGGAAACTTGCAATGTTAATGGAGGTCGTAAATTGAGGACCAGCAAGCCAGTTTTCTATGATTtcatgagaaaagagagagCTGACTTGAATCTGGCTCCTACTTCCTCTTCTTCTGGAACAAGTGGAATCACTGAAATTTCTTCAAGTGAATCAGATGATCACGAAGAAAGTAGTTGCAATAGCTTCCCTTGTTTCAGAAGAAAACagtaa
- the LOC123216023 gene encoding uncharacterized protein LOC123216023, whose protein sequence is MAGVGAFWGTRAMEIVKKHDSGGLVWKRIKLTSTRKANAKKRLLRVWQNEAVLRACAEPPPSKASEPSAKGSDEKDGGSS, encoded by the exons ATGGCAGGAGTAGGAGCATTTTGGGGGACAAGGGCGATGGAGATTGTGAAAAAACACGATTCTGGTGGACTTGTTTGGAAGAGAATTAAGCTTACTTCAACTCGTAAAGCCAACGCCAAGAAGCGTCTTCTTCGAGTTTGGCAG AATGAAGCTGTCCTAAGGGCATGTGCAGAACCACCACCTTCAAAAGCTTCAGAGCCTAGTGCCAAGGGAAGTGATGAGAAAGATGGTGGGAGTAGCTAA
- the LOC123215608 gene encoding pyruvate dehydrogenase E1 component subunit beta-1, mitochondrial: protein MFGIIRQKMAAGLSPARRIRPVVSAFRSYSSAAKEMTVREALNSALDEEMSADPKVFLMGEEVGEYQGAYKISKGLLDKYGPERVLDTPITEAGFTGIGVGAAYYGLKPVVEFMTFNFSMQAIDHIINSAAKSNYMSAGQISVPIVFRGPNGAAAGVGAQHSQCYAAWYASCPGLKVLVPYSSEDARGLLKAAIRDPDPIVFLENELLYGESFPVSAEVLDSSFCLPIGKAKIEREGKDVTITAFSKMVGLSLKAAEILAKEGISAEVINLRSIRPLDTSTINASVRKTNRLVTVEEGFPQHGVGAEICTSVIEESFGYLDAPVERIAGADVPMPYAANLERMAVPQVEDIVRAAKRACYRSVPMAAVA, encoded by the exons ATGTTTGGAATTATCAGACAGAAAATGGCTGCTGGACTTTCTCCGGCGAGG agaATACGCCCGGTTGTGTCGGCTTTTAGGAGTTATTCGTCTGCAGCTAAAGAG ATGACTGTTAGAGAGGCTTTAAACTCTGCACTGGATGAGGAGATGTCTGCAGATCCTAAAGTCTTCTTGATGGGTGAAGAG GTTGGGGAATATCAGGGTGCTTACAAG ATATCCAAAGGGCTTTTGGACAAATATGGTCCTGAGAGGGTCCTTGATACCCCGATCACCGAG GCTGGTTTCACTGGGATTGGAGTTGGGGCTGCATACTATGGTCTCAAGCCTGTTGTGGAGTTTATGACGTTTAACTTCTCTATGCAG GCAATTGACCATATCATTAATTCCGCTGCAAAATCAAATTACATGTCTGCTGGCCAGATTTCTGTTCCCATTGTTTTCAGAGGGCCTAATGGTGCTGCTGCTGGAGTTGGTGCACAACACTCTCAA TGTTATGCAGCATGGTATGCCTCTTGCCCTGGGTTGAAAGTACTGGTTCCATACAGTTCAGAAGATGCTCGTGGACTGCTAAAAGCCGCTATAAGGGATCCTGATCCTATTGTGTTCCTTGAAAATGAGTTGCT ATATGGTGAGTCCTTCCCTGTTTCAGCAGAAGTACTTGATTCAAGTTTTTGTCTTCCAATTGGAAAAGCTAAG ATTGAGAGAGAAGGAAAGGATGTAACTATCACAGCTTTCTCAAAGATGGTGGGCCTCTCACTCAAG GCTGCTGAGATACTGGCAAAGGAAGGAATCAGTGCTGAG GTCATAAACTTGCGCTCAATCAGGCCATTAGATACATCCACAATCAATGCTTCTGTCAGGAAAACCAACAGACTGGTAACAGTTGAAGAAGGGTTTCCTCAACATGGAGTTGGTGCTGAAATCTG CACTTCTGTTATTGAAGAGAGCTTTGGGTATCTTGATGCACCAGTCGAGAGGATTGCTGGAGCTGATGTACCCATGCCATATGCTGCCAATCTTGAGAGAATGGCTGTCCCACAG GTTGAAGATATTGTCCGTGCTGCAAAGAGAGCATGCTACCGATCTGTGCCAATGGCTGCAGTTGCATAG
- the LOC123215607 gene encoding uncharacterized protein At2g33490-like isoform X1: MKTSLRRLRGFTFHHRHGDSKDRRDLRPLAQLDEFAQAYRDMNDIRDCYDSFLSAAAATENSAYEFSESLQEIGACLLEKTALNDHEESGKVLLMLGKVQFELQKLVDNYRSHIFQTITIPSESLLNELRTVEEMKRQCDEKRKVYDYMVTRQREKGRPKSGKGETFSLQQVQTAHDEYDDEATLFVFRLKSLKQGQSRSLLTQAARHHAAQMCFFKKALRSLEAIEPHVKMVAEQQHIDYQFSGLEDDDGDYGDDDYDSSDTYGDGELSFDYGQNDQENVSSLRNSMELDEADITFPAVAPVETAKENLDRGYRRSISFSRNVRLGSHSVPIYAEFKSDPIDKITQLQPSSSRKFSTYVLPTPVATKGSNSPGPRSPVPHPLKSRLSRHTHNEWHSSPLDRTKFDKSLGDEKISRSFAQSVLRENNNITTSARLPPPLADGFFSRFDPPGASDYKKIKRQSFSGPITRMPPASKTVSKEHPHLSSGPILRSPIAQPPTSTPKISPSASPPFMSSPKISELHELPRPPANSISKSSGPMGLVGHSAPLVPKVQMPYATDRSPVSNAASPLPTPPLAITRSFSIPSMGFKMTSLDVSKPQNLGVASPPLSPISLTNKKLPSTGSESAAQFVEITDHMDTGTE, from the exons ATGAAGACTTCGCTGAGAAGATTGCGAGGCTTCACATTTCACCACAGGCACGGTGATTCTAAGGACCGACGAGATCTTCGGCCTCTCGCTCAATTGGACGAGTTCGCTCAGGCTTATCGA GACATGAATGACATTAGGGACTGCTATGACAGCTTTCTTTCGGCAGCTGCAGCAACAGAAAATAGTGCTTATG AATTCTCAGAGTCATTGCAGGAAATTGGTGCCTGTCTTCTTGAGAAAACTGCATTGAATGATCACGAAGAAAGTG GTAAGGTGTTGCTAATGCTGGGAAAAGTGCAGTTTGAACTTCAGAAACTTGTTGATAACTAT CGCTCTCATATCTTCCAGACAATCACAATCCCATCAGAGTCTCTTCTTAATGAACTTCGAACAGTTGAG GAGATGAAGCGACAATGTGATGAAAAGAG AAAAGTATATGATTACATGGTGACAAGgcaaagagaaaaaggaaggCCAAAAAGTGGGAAAGGAGAAACTTTTTCTTTGCAACAGGTGCAAACAGCTCATGATGAATATGATGACGAGGCAACCTTATTTGTTTTTCGTTTGAAATCTCTGAAGCAAGGACAATCCCGGAGTCTTCTTACACAGGCCGCTAGACACCATGCTGCTCAg ATGTGTTTTTTCAAGAAGGCCCTTAGGTCTCTTGAGGCAATAGAGCCACATGTAAAAATGGTTGCAGAACAACAGCACATTGATTACCAATTCAGTGGACTTGAAGACGATGATGGGGATTATGGTGATGACGACTATGACAGCTCTGATACATATGGTGATGGGGAATTGAGTTTTGACTATGGGCAAAATGACCAGGAGAATGTTTCTTCTTTGCGAAACTCAATGGAG TTGGATGAGGCAGACATTACATTTCCGGCAGTTGCTCCTGTGGAGACCGCAAAG GAAAATCTGGATAGAGGCTATAGGAGATCTATTTCCTTTAGTAGGAATGTTAGGCTTGGAAGCCATTCAGTGCCTATATATGCTGAATTTAAATCTGATCCTATTGACAAGATTACGCAACTGCAACCATCATCTTCGCGGAAGTTCAGCACATATGTGCTACCAACACCAGTAGCTACAAAGGGTTCAAATTCTCCAGGACCAAGGAGTCCAGTTCCTCACCCACTGAAGTCACGTTTGAGTAGACATACTCATAATGAGTGGCATTCATCCCCCTTGGACCgaacaaaatttgataaaagtttGGGTGATGAGAAAATTTCCAGATCTTTTGCACAGTCTGTTCTCAGAGAGAACAACAATATAACTACATCAGCTAGACTACCTCCTCCTTTGGCAGATGGATTTTTTTCACGGTTTGATCCTCCAGGTGCTtctgattataaaaaaatcaaaagacaaTCCTTTTCTGGTCCAATTACAAGGATGCCCCCAGCTTCAAAAACTGTCTCAAAGGAACATCCCCATTTGTCATCTGGACCAATTTTACGAAGTCCAATTGCTCAACCACCAACCTCAACTCCAAAAATTTCACCAAGTGCTTCCCCTCCTTTTATGTCTTCACCCAAGATAAGTGAACTTCATGAACTTCCAAGACCCCCTGCCAATTCTATTTCCAAGTCTTCAGGGCCTATGGGTTTGGTTGGTCATTCAGCTCCCTTGGTGCCCAAAGTTCAAATGCCTTATGCTACTGATAGATCACCTGTGTCAAATGCAGCATCTCCACTGCCAACACCTCCTCTGGCAATCACTCGTAGTTTTTCCATACCCTCAATGGGTTTTAAAATGACTTCCTTAGATGTTTCCAAGCCACAGAATTTAGGGGTGGCATCGCCTCCTCTATCACCAATATCTTTAACCAACAAGAAGTTACCGTCAACTGGTTCCGAATCTGCTGCCCAGTTTGTTGAAATTACAG ATCATATGGACACAGGGACAGAGTAA
- the LOC123215607 gene encoding uncharacterized protein At2g33490-like isoform X2, translating into MLGKVQFELQKLVDNYRSHIFQTITIPSESLLNELRTVEEMKRQCDEKRKVYDYMVTRQREKGRPKSGKGETFSLQQVQTAHDEYDDEATLFVFRLKSLKQGQSRSLLTQAARHHAAQMCFFKKALRSLEAIEPHVKMVAEQQHIDYQFSGLEDDDGDYGDDDYDSSDTYGDGELSFDYGQNDQENVSSLRNSMELDEADITFPAVAPVETAKENLDRGYRRSISFSRNVRLGSHSVPIYAEFKSDPIDKITQLQPSSSRKFSTYVLPTPVATKGSNSPGPRSPVPHPLKSRLSRHTHNEWHSSPLDRTKFDKSLGDEKISRSFAQSVLRENNNITTSARLPPPLADGFFSRFDPPGASDYKKIKRQSFSGPITRMPPASKTVSKEHPHLSSGPILRSPIAQPPTSTPKISPSASPPFMSSPKISELHELPRPPANSISKSSGPMGLVGHSAPLVPKVQMPYATDRSPVSNAASPLPTPPLAITRSFSIPSMGFKMTSLDVSKPQNLGVASPPLSPISLTNKKLPSTGSESAAQFVEITDHMDTGTE; encoded by the exons ATGCTGGGAAAAGTGCAGTTTGAACTTCAGAAACTTGTTGATAACTAT CGCTCTCATATCTTCCAGACAATCACAATCCCATCAGAGTCTCTTCTTAATGAACTTCGAACAGTTGAG GAGATGAAGCGACAATGTGATGAAAAGAG AAAAGTATATGATTACATGGTGACAAGgcaaagagaaaaaggaaggCCAAAAAGTGGGAAAGGAGAAACTTTTTCTTTGCAACAGGTGCAAACAGCTCATGATGAATATGATGACGAGGCAACCTTATTTGTTTTTCGTTTGAAATCTCTGAAGCAAGGACAATCCCGGAGTCTTCTTACACAGGCCGCTAGACACCATGCTGCTCAg ATGTGTTTTTTCAAGAAGGCCCTTAGGTCTCTTGAGGCAATAGAGCCACATGTAAAAATGGTTGCAGAACAACAGCACATTGATTACCAATTCAGTGGACTTGAAGACGATGATGGGGATTATGGTGATGACGACTATGACAGCTCTGATACATATGGTGATGGGGAATTGAGTTTTGACTATGGGCAAAATGACCAGGAGAATGTTTCTTCTTTGCGAAACTCAATGGAG TTGGATGAGGCAGACATTACATTTCCGGCAGTTGCTCCTGTGGAGACCGCAAAG GAAAATCTGGATAGAGGCTATAGGAGATCTATTTCCTTTAGTAGGAATGTTAGGCTTGGAAGCCATTCAGTGCCTATATATGCTGAATTTAAATCTGATCCTATTGACAAGATTACGCAACTGCAACCATCATCTTCGCGGAAGTTCAGCACATATGTGCTACCAACACCAGTAGCTACAAAGGGTTCAAATTCTCCAGGACCAAGGAGTCCAGTTCCTCACCCACTGAAGTCACGTTTGAGTAGACATACTCATAATGAGTGGCATTCATCCCCCTTGGACCgaacaaaatttgataaaagtttGGGTGATGAGAAAATTTCCAGATCTTTTGCACAGTCTGTTCTCAGAGAGAACAACAATATAACTACATCAGCTAGACTACCTCCTCCTTTGGCAGATGGATTTTTTTCACGGTTTGATCCTCCAGGTGCTtctgattataaaaaaatcaaaagacaaTCCTTTTCTGGTCCAATTACAAGGATGCCCCCAGCTTCAAAAACTGTCTCAAAGGAACATCCCCATTTGTCATCTGGACCAATTTTACGAAGTCCAATTGCTCAACCACCAACCTCAACTCCAAAAATTTCACCAAGTGCTTCCCCTCCTTTTATGTCTTCACCCAAGATAAGTGAACTTCATGAACTTCCAAGACCCCCTGCCAATTCTATTTCCAAGTCTTCAGGGCCTATGGGTTTGGTTGGTCATTCAGCTCCCTTGGTGCCCAAAGTTCAAATGCCTTATGCTACTGATAGATCACCTGTGTCAAATGCAGCATCTCCACTGCCAACACCTCCTCTGGCAATCACTCGTAGTTTTTCCATACCCTCAATGGGTTTTAAAATGACTTCCTTAGATGTTTCCAAGCCACAGAATTTAGGGGTGGCATCGCCTCCTCTATCACCAATATCTTTAACCAACAAGAAGTTACCGTCAACTGGTTCCGAATCTGCTGCCCAGTTTGTTGAAATTACAG ATCATATGGACACAGGGACAGAGTAA
- the LOC123215609 gene encoding leucine-rich repeat protein 1-like isoform X5 — MAISTLFHALVVLLISTALATTKANTEGDALYALRRAVDDPQGVLESWDPTLVDPCTWFHVTCDSENRVSRLELYMNNLVGSVPQELGGLKSLISLDLYHNNLTGPIPSSLSNLSNLKFLRLNGNKLTGRIPRELTKLGSLKILDVSNNDLCGTIPTWGTFSKFSEESFMNNPRLEGPELMGFVRYDAGGCK; from the exons ATGGCAATCTCGACTCTGTTTCATGCCCTTGTTGTTTTGCTTATATCAACTGCTTTGGCTACTACAAAAGCTAACACTGAAG GGGATGCTCTATACGCGTTGAGAAGAGCTGTTGATGATCCACAAGGTGTTCTTGAAAGCTGGGATCCGACTCTGGTGGATCCGTGTACTTGGTTTCATGTCACTTGTGACTCTGAGAATCGGGTTAGCCGTCT GGAACTGTACATGAACAACTTGGTTGGTTCTGTACCACAGGAGCTTGGAGGACTTAAGAGCCTTATTAGCTTGGATCTTTATCACAATAACCTTACAGGGCCCATTCCGTCTTCACTCTCTAATCTCTCTAATCTCAAATTCCT GAGACTTAATGGTAACAAATTGACTGGAAGGATTCCAAGGGAACTTACGAAACTTGGAAGCCTGAAGATCCT CGACGTGTCGAATAATGATTTGTGTGGAACAATTCCAACCTGGGGCACGTTCTCAAAGTTCTCGGAGGAAAG TTTTATGAACAATCCAAGACTGGAGGGACCAGAATTGATGGGATTTGTGAGATACGATGCAGGAGGCTGTAAATGA
- the LOC123215609 gene encoding leucine-rich repeat protein 1-like isoform X1, which translates to MAISTLFHALVVLLISTALATTKANTEGDALYALRRAVDDPQGVLESWDPTLVDPCTWFHVTCDSENRVSRLDLGNGKLSGRLVPELGKLERLQYLELYMNNLVGSVPQELGGLKSLISLDLYHNNLTGPIPSSLSNLSNLKFLRLNGNKLTGRIPRELTKLGSLKILDVSNNDLCGTIPTWGTFSKFSEESFMNNPRLEGPELMGFVRYDAGGCK; encoded by the exons ATGGCAATCTCGACTCTGTTTCATGCCCTTGTTGTTTTGCTTATATCAACTGCTTTGGCTACTACAAAAGCTAACACTGAAG GGGATGCTCTATACGCGTTGAGAAGAGCTGTTGATGATCCACAAGGTGTTCTTGAAAGCTGGGATCCGACTCTGGTGGATCCGTGTACTTGGTTTCATGTCACTTGTGACTCTGAGAATCGGGTTAGCCGTCT AGATCTTGGAAATGGAAAGCTGTCGGGCAGACTAGTTCCCGAGTTGGGGAAGCTGGAACGTTTGCAGTATCT GGAACTGTACATGAACAACTTGGTTGGTTCTGTACCACAGGAGCTTGGAGGACTTAAGAGCCTTATTAGCTTGGATCTTTATCACAATAACCTTACAGGGCCCATTCCGTCTTCACTCTCTAATCTCTCTAATCTCAAATTCCT GAGACTTAATGGTAACAAATTGACTGGAAGGATTCCAAGGGAACTTACGAAACTTGGAAGCCTGAAGATCCT CGACGTGTCGAATAATGATTTGTGTGGAACAATTCCAACCTGGGGCACGTTCTCAAAGTTCTCGGAGGAAAG TTTTATGAACAATCCAAGACTGGAGGGACCAGAATTGATGGGATTTGTGAGATACGATGCAGGAGGCTGTAAATGA
- the LOC123215609 gene encoding leucine-rich repeat protein 2-like isoform X3: MAISTLFHALVVLLISTALATTKANTEGDALYALRRAVDDPQGVLESWDPTLVDPCTWFHVTCDSENRVSRLDLGNGKLSGRLVPELGKLERLQYLELYMNNLVGSVPQELGGLKSLISLDLYHNNLTGPIPSSLSNLSNLKFLRLNGNKLTGRIPRELTKLGSLKILKFTATCRIMICVEQFQPGARSQSSRRKVL, from the exons ATGGCAATCTCGACTCTGTTTCATGCCCTTGTTGTTTTGCTTATATCAACTGCTTTGGCTACTACAAAAGCTAACACTGAAG GGGATGCTCTATACGCGTTGAGAAGAGCTGTTGATGATCCACAAGGTGTTCTTGAAAGCTGGGATCCGACTCTGGTGGATCCGTGTACTTGGTTTCATGTCACTTGTGACTCTGAGAATCGGGTTAGCCGTCT AGATCTTGGAAATGGAAAGCTGTCGGGCAGACTAGTTCCCGAGTTGGGGAAGCTGGAACGTTTGCAGTATCT GGAACTGTACATGAACAACTTGGTTGGTTCTGTACCACAGGAGCTTGGAGGACTTAAGAGCCTTATTAGCTTGGATCTTTATCACAATAACCTTACAGGGCCCATTCCGTCTTCACTCTCTAATCTCTCTAATCTCAAATTCCT GAGACTTAATGGTAACAAATTGACTGGAAGGATTCCAAGGGAACTTACGAAACTTGGAAGCCTGAAGATCCT AAAATTTACAGCGACGTGTCGAATAATGATTTGTGTGGAACAATTCCAACCTGGGGCACGTTCTCAAAGTTCTCGGAGGAAAG TTTTATGA
- the LOC123215609 gene encoding leucine-rich repeat protein 2-like isoform X2: MAISTLFHALVVLLISTALATTKANTEGDALYALRRAVDDPQGVLESWDPTLVDPCTWFHVTCDSENRVSRLDLGNGKLSGRLVPELGKLERLQYLELYMNNLVGSVPQELGGLKSLISLDLYHNNLTGPIPSSLSNLSNLKFLRLNGNKLTGRIPRELTKLGSLKILKFTATCRIMICVEQFQPGARSQSSRRKGDRYISSPTR, encoded by the exons ATGGCAATCTCGACTCTGTTTCATGCCCTTGTTGTTTTGCTTATATCAACTGCTTTGGCTACTACAAAAGCTAACACTGAAG GGGATGCTCTATACGCGTTGAGAAGAGCTGTTGATGATCCACAAGGTGTTCTTGAAAGCTGGGATCCGACTCTGGTGGATCCGTGTACTTGGTTTCATGTCACTTGTGACTCTGAGAATCGGGTTAGCCGTCT AGATCTTGGAAATGGAAAGCTGTCGGGCAGACTAGTTCCCGAGTTGGGGAAGCTGGAACGTTTGCAGTATCT GGAACTGTACATGAACAACTTGGTTGGTTCTGTACCACAGGAGCTTGGAGGACTTAAGAGCCTTATTAGCTTGGATCTTTATCACAATAACCTTACAGGGCCCATTCCGTCTTCACTCTCTAATCTCTCTAATCTCAAATTCCT GAGACTTAATGGTAACAAATTGACTGGAAGGATTCCAAGGGAACTTACGAAACTTGGAAGCCTGAAGATCCT AAAATTTACAGCGACGTGTCGAATAATGATTTGTGTGGAACAATTCCAACCTGGGGCACGTTCTCAAAGTTCTCGGAGGAAAGGTGATAGATACATTTCATCCCCTACTAGATAG
- the LOC123215609 gene encoding leucine-rich repeat protein 1-like isoform X4 — translation MAISTLFHALVVLLISTALATTKANTEGDALYALRRAVDDPQGVLESWDPTLVDPCTWFHVTCDSENRVSRLDLGNGKLSGRLVPELGKLERLQYLELYMNNLVGSVPQELGGLKSLISLDLYHNNLTGPIPSSLSNLSNLKFLRLNGNKLTGRIPRELTKLGSLKILDVSNNDLCGTIPTWGTFSKFSEER, via the exons ATGGCAATCTCGACTCTGTTTCATGCCCTTGTTGTTTTGCTTATATCAACTGCTTTGGCTACTACAAAAGCTAACACTGAAG GGGATGCTCTATACGCGTTGAGAAGAGCTGTTGATGATCCACAAGGTGTTCTTGAAAGCTGGGATCCGACTCTGGTGGATCCGTGTACTTGGTTTCATGTCACTTGTGACTCTGAGAATCGGGTTAGCCGTCT AGATCTTGGAAATGGAAAGCTGTCGGGCAGACTAGTTCCCGAGTTGGGGAAGCTGGAACGTTTGCAGTATCT GGAACTGTACATGAACAACTTGGTTGGTTCTGTACCACAGGAGCTTGGAGGACTTAAGAGCCTTATTAGCTTGGATCTTTATCACAATAACCTTACAGGGCCCATTCCGTCTTCACTCTCTAATCTCTCTAATCTCAAATTCCT GAGACTTAATGGTAACAAATTGACTGGAAGGATTCCAAGGGAACTTACGAAACTTGGAAGCCTGAAGATCCT CGACGTGTCGAATAATGATTTGTGTGGAACAATTCCAACCTGGGGCACGTTCTCAAAGTTCTCGGAGGAAAGGTGA
- the LOC123216199 gene encoding zinc finger protein CONSTANS-LIKE 15-like — MQTPNNKETVPCDFCSHQIAVLYCRADSAKLCLFCDQHVHSANQLSKKHLRSQICDNCCNEPVSVRCATDNLALCQECDWDAHGSCSVSTAHDRAPVEGFSGCRSALELAAMWGFALDDKKLNESAPLIDYWSGCLDMMSPVESSSIYNNNSGVSVQDLMVPNEKGMFYNGKVLAMSKRQSPSCGKLRQVIHKQLVELLRSDSMGNEAGEINHDDNVKNSNFSAYRDAENLVTITEAQVSSCAQESLQQQTPFTSLLMMQEQMDAKEGDRVVNRDMFWDGNSGGQGAQIWDFNSGCSRTTEEFSQLEVTYGGSDAVFMIKNFGELMKETSFASTVMFTNMFQNGPMGHENKASSNNNSNNPTVIQGPKTSESNNLLIAKPPSGSVFGKPRDSRSSKHIRFIEQSFLERHDGVTAAGATKADLELLAQNRGNAMRRYKEKKKTRRYEKHIRYESRKARADSRKRVKGRFVKASEAPDG, encoded by the exons atGCAGACTCCCAACAATAAAGAAACTGTACCCTGCGATTTCTGCAGTCACCAGATTGCGGTTCTTTACTGTAGAGCTGACTCAGCTAAGCTCTGTTTGTTCTGCGACCAACACGTGCACTCCGCGAACCAACTGTCAAAGAAACATCTCCGGTCACAGATCTGCGATAACTGCTGCAACGAACCGGTTTCTGTCCGGTGCGCGACCGACAATTTGGCCCTGTGTCAAGAGTGTGATTGGGATGCGCACGGGAGCTGCTCTGTGTCCACTGCACACGATCGTGCTCCGGTTGAAGGCTTCTCTGGCTGTCGCTCAGCTCTAGAACTCGCCGCAATGTGGGGTTTCGCTCTTGATGATAAAAAACTCAATGAATCTGCGCCGTTGATTGACTACTGGAGCGGTTGTCTAGATATGATGAGTCCCGTTGAGTCTTCGTCGATTTACAACAACAATTCAGGAGTAAGTGTTCAAGATTTGATGGTGCCAAATGAGAAAGGTATGTTTTATAACGGAAAGGTTTTGGCTATGTCGAAAAGGCAGAGTCCGAGTTGTGGAAAACTTAGACAAGTGATACATAAACAACTGGTTGAGTTGTTGAGGAGTGATTCGATGGGAAATGAAGCTGGTGAAATAAACCATGATGATAATGTTAAAAACAGTAATTTTAGTGCTTATAGAGATGCAGAGAATTTGGTGACAATAACGGAGGCTCAAGTTAGTAGTTGTGCTCAAGAATCGCTGCAGCAACAAACGCCTTTTACGTCTCTACTTATGATGCAGGAACAGATGGATGCCAAAGAGGGTGACCGTGTTGTTAACAGGGATATGTTCTGGGATGGTAATTCTGGTGGTCAGGGAGCTCAG ATATGGGATTTTAATTCAGGATGCTCGAGGACCACTGAGGAATTTAGCCAACTAGAAGTTACATATGGTGGAAGCGATGCAGTATTCATGATTAAGAATTTTGGTGAACTTATGAAAGAAACATCTTTTGCTAGTACAGTAATGTTTACAAATATGTTCCAGAATGGTCCCATGGGACATGAAAACAAAGCTTCTTCTAAT AACAACTCAAATAACCCAACAGTCATTCAGGGGCCTAAAACCTCTGAAAGCAACAATCTACTGATAGCAAAGCCACCATCAGGTTCAGTTTTTGGTAAGCCCAGGGACTCCAGGAGCTCTAAACATATCCGGTTCATTGAACAGTCTTTTCTTGAGAGACATGATGGAGTGACAGCAGCTGGAGCAACCAAAGCTGATCTGGAGCTTCTGGCTCAAAATAGAGGCAATGCAATGCGACGTtacaaggagaagaaaaaaacacGGAG ATATGAGAAGCACATTCGGTATGAATCAAGGAAGGCAAGAGCCGATAGTAGGAAGCGAGTGAAAGGTCGATTTGTGAAGGCTAGCGAAGCTCCTGATGGTTGA